In Camelina sativa cultivar DH55 chromosome 13, Cs, whole genome shotgun sequence, the genomic window TCTTCTGGACAACATAAACACGTTTGCTATATATATCTTCCCATTAAAATCGAAATTAGTATGTATACTTATTTGAAATTGTGTACCAGGTTtgtatatgtatttattatatatattcacaaaaaataattaaaaataccaATACGTAGAGAAAACatacaattaatataaaaaactatACTCTTTCCTAAGAAGGACTTATCGCAAACGTGTTTATGTTGGTTCTCAAAAAGCTACCAAAAGCACCACAAGATTTTCGGTTTATCAAGTTTGTACAAAAACATAAGCTCATTTTTGTAAGAAGATGCAATAGACATATGCGTGATACATTAGGGGTATGAGTTGATATCACTAACTATTAACTATATTGACAATGTCTTTTCACAACCTATAGAAGTGTTTCTCGCAGAATTTGAAGCTCCACCATATAGTAAGACattgttatttctttttttatatatataataattaaagtgGATACTATACTAGTTCAAATTTCCTAAGCGAACTAAACAAATTGACATCGATTGCCATGTATTTCATAATATCATTTATATATCAACTCATCTCAACAACACATACGTTCATGCTACAAATCATTTGGCCTACAACTCTAGCATGTTCGAGTTGTGAGTATCTGATGTCTAATTTGTACAGTCGTAATTTACAGGCACCAATTTAAGTGAAAGTATTAttagttttgtatatatatatatatatcttagtttTAGATATACATGTATTTGtgataagtaaaaatatattctcgGGATAAACATGTGAATCAAGtgaatcagtaaaaaaaaaactaagttacTGTTTTCTGTTTACTAACTATTTACTCTATAGCTACCCAAATGGCCAATCACGAATCTAATTAGTGGCGATTGAACACCAAGTTAGAACCTAATTCAATACGAATTTAATTATAACCCCATAGGTATCTTTATATTaacataaagattaaaaaaaaaaaaacattacaaaaaaaaaaaaatcaaactttagtAACAACCGGAGCTACAAACCTCTCCGGTGAAGGATCTTCACTACTACCACAACCGCCGTCATCAAAATTAAGACTATAGTTTTTAAGATCATAAGTGAAATCAACAtctctcctcatcttcttcctgcTGTTACtaaaacttcttataaagtttttcCACTTTGGCCCCGCGATTTTCTCAGAAATCTCTTTTAGCCCCTTAAGTTTCCCACTCTCCCACCTTCCCCCTCTTTCTTCTTGCAAAGAGCCACCACCACTCCATCCACTGCTCCGACTGCGATGCTCAAGACGCGCCTCCTCGTCGCCTCCTCCTCTTCGCCGCCGCCACCGGACTACACAGAGTTTACGAAAATACCCACATCCGCAAAACGCCGCCGGTTCATCGTAATCATCTGAGAGTAGATTCTCTCTATCAGTGGCCATGGTgatgattaaaacaaaacaaaacagagagtgGTGTTGtgttctgtaaaaaaaaaagaagaaaatatcagAGAGATATgagttgttattatatatagatggtGATGAGTATGACACGTGGCGTATCGACCGTTGGGTGATTGTAGTGATGGGGTATATAATTGGACTGTGATGAGAATGGTGTGACGGTGGTGTGAGAGGAGCgaggatttttattttattttattcgctGGCTAATGATGAAAGACAGCTGCGAAGGCGGGAGCGAAACGgttgctttcttttatttatttatttatttatttttatttttgtctttaagGATAATTATGAGaatgtttttgttgataaataCTAGTATTGAGTAaaaatacttaattttttttttctaaaaagattGCGTTATCAGAAAAAGTGAAAGTTgtatacaattattattttatgaagATAAGTGGCTGCGAAATTTTGTTCAAGAGTGTGTAAACTTAGATATTTTTGTATTGAATTTatgataattttctttttaactttttgatatCACTGATTAATGATAAtaacagaataaaaaaaatttaattttgtattttatatgattcattgGATCATGAAATTTCGGTGCAACtctcattttaatatatagaaagaaaaaaatatattgaccaGAAATGATtctaaaaatgataaattactaaaatagtTGTAGAGTAATTTTGGAATAAACTTCTGGAATTCCAATCAACATATTTGAATCACGTAaggtaataatttgtttttgtagattttcaccaatatacatatattagaTCCAATAATCACCCTGCatttacaataatatattgattaattttAGATTATGACTTGATTTAATTCTAGTAAACTTGATTAATCATCTAATAATATTACATCGTAGTCTATTATTATACTggtttattagttttgtttttagctgAAAATTATATAACTAGGAAATTAAACAACGAAAGCAATAGTAAATTCAATATTTCAATCGCTAATAACAGTGATAATAAAGTAAGATAAGAAAAAGTGTTTaagtaaagacaaaaaaaaaacattagaggCCGTTGGCAGCCTGGCAAATGATGATTAGCCGTTGGGTTAAGTGTAGATTTGCTAAACCACACCAAACCAACTCACAATATTAATAAAAGGCTGTCCATGTTGTTGCCTAAacttatttcattattataacGATGACTCAGTGATCACCCCACTAAtcattgtatatgtttttgtccTAATCACCATAACAAAGATTGCATTATGGaaagtttttgtttaaataagCTCGATCCAATCTAGAGTAGTACGTAAATCTTCCTATCTCACATGTAGCACTACTGCACTAGATATGGATTCAAACAAGACTTGACTAAACTGTCATGAGAAAAGAACTTAATTAAGAAGTATTAGTCAAACGAATGTTCAGAAATATTACTAAGctaattttttataagttctTACATTCAACATTTCAACTTATAGATGGagcctttatatatataccaaacatTGTCTCTGTGTTACAAATTTTACATGTTCCTTCTTCTCgccaaaaatatgtatatagttatgtatatttttttttaatttaccaaaagtATTAGCTAGTATATAGTCTTCatatacttgtatataataGATTGGTTATGGGCTCTGGAATGTCCAGTTTATTAGATTAATAAAGGTGTAACAGTGCTGGTTAATTCCGGTTAGATTTACATTGTACAACATAAGATTTTGTAACAAACTCTTTTGATCATTAATAAGAATATGAATTTAACCAGCTATATACAACTTGATCATTAATAAGAAGCCAGGGGCTAATTCAGTAGTGTTATCTTCAGTTTTTGAGACTTTTAGATGGGACTAATTATCTATATACAACTTGGGccttaatatattttagtaataGGGGTTTCATGAAAAACtaatactctttttatttttaatcgaACAtgaaaaactaaatcaaataatttcttttgtatCATGAATAATTTCTTCTAAAGATCTACCATAGTCGAATACccaaaagtatataaaaataatacttgataaataagaaaagtaaataacaaaatggtATGACAAAGATTTGTAACCATCAGAAATATAAAACGTTTACAGTAAAAGtaattgattataaattttatacttaTATCATATTAGGAAAAAATCTACAACATTAATTCAAAACGCGAAATCAAATCAACATAATATTGCTACAATTGAGCCACTTGAACCCAAAAAGAGTAATTAAAGGACCCCATATTTAACCTAAACAAAGTCTCTAGCcaccaatatatataattcactaattcaatgttgattttttttttctttaaattttagaatctcacaaaaaaaaaaaaaaaaaacgtagttTCTTGGAAAATGCGTTGAAGTACTatctttgtggtttttgttcataaaaaaaaaatataaacaaatgatAAGACCAAATCTTATAAACATATCCACGACTATAAATACAAAGAGACCTTTTAGGAACTCAACACAAAGTCTTCTTAAATCATTTGGGCGAAAAGtcccaaatcaaatcaaaatcatttcattttgATCGTATAACGTAAAAGATGTTCAAAGTTGCAAGAGCGTCTCAGTATTTGGCGATCACCGGTGCTGGTATCGAAGACATCAAGCTTTCCAAGAAGTCATGGGTGTTTCCATGGCAATCTTGCACCGTCTTCGACGTTTCTCCGGTGAACTACACTTTCAAAGTCCAGGCCATGAGCGCTGAGAAGCTCCCTTTCGTTCTCCCCGCTGTTTTTACGATCGGTCCTCGTGTAGATGACGATGATGCGCTTATTCTATACGCTAGGTTGATCTCGCCTCACGACAAAGAATCTAATCATGTCCATGAGCTTGTTGAAGGTGTTATTGAAGGAGAGACTCGTGTCCTTGCTGCTTCCATGACTATGGAAGAGATCttcaaaggtatatatataaacatttaccAATCACTACTCCTTTCAATTGGTAATATTACTTGTGTTTATGGATATTTGTTAATAGACGCATTTTGTGAACTATTTGACTAAGTCTTTTTTGACTAAATGTAAGATTGATTGGTTTTAAGTTCTAGGAACAGTTTCAGTTGTTAAAAATAACTCTAAATTGATTGGTATATGTTTGTTGAAATgatcatatttattttctagaatattttggttaaaagagtttttttttattttatggatTTGAAGGTACAAAGGAGTTTAAGAAGGAGGTGTTTGATAAGGTTCAGTTGGAGTTAAACCAGTTTGGTCTTGTAATCTACAATGCAAATGTAAAGCAGCTCGTTGATGTGCCTGGACATGAGTACTTCTCTTACTTGGGTCAGAAAACTCAAATGGAAGCAGCAAATCAGGCGAGGATCGATGTGTCTGAGGCCAAGATGAAGGGAGAGATCGGTGCCAAGGAAAGGACAGGGCTTACGGTCCAGAACGCGGCGAAAATAGACGCGGAATCAAAGATCATATCGATGCAGAGGCAAGGAGaaggaacaaaagaagagatcaaagtAAAGACTGAGGTTAAAGTGTTTGAGAATCAAAAGGAGGCTGATGTGGCTAAGGCCAATGCTGAGCTTGCTATGAAGAAAGCTGCTTGGACCAAGGATGCTCAGGTGGCTGAGGTTGAAGCAACCAAGGCAGTGGCTTTAAGAGAAGCTGAGCTTCAGACTCAGGTCGAGAAAATGAACGCATTGACTCGCACCGAGAAGCTCAAGGCCGAGTTCCTTAGCAAAGCCAGTGTTGAGTATGAAACCAAGGTTCAAGAAGCAAACTGGGAACTATACAATAAGCAGAAACAAGCAGAGGCGCTTCTTTACGAGAAGCAAAAGCAAGCGGAAGCACAGAAAGCTGAAGCAGACGCAGCATTTTACACAAAGCAGAGAGAAGCAGAGGGACTTGTTGCTCTAGCCAGTGCTCAAGG contains:
- the LOC104736542 gene encoding uncharacterized protein LOC104736542, which codes for MATDRENLLSDDYDEPAAFCGCGYFRKLCVVRWRRRRGGGDEEARLEHRSRSSGWSGGGSLQEERGGRWESGKLKGLKEISEKIAGPKWKNFIRSFSNSRKKMRRDVDFTYDLKNYSLNFDDGGCGSSEDPSPERFVAPVVTKV
- the LOC104736543 gene encoding flotillin-like protein 1 encodes the protein MFKVARASQYLAITGAGIEDIKLSKKSWVFPWQSCTVFDVSPVNYTFKVQAMSAEKLPFVLPAVFTIGPRVDDDDALILYARLISPHDKESNHVHELVEGVIEGETRVLAASMTMEEIFKGTKEFKKEVFDKVQLELNQFGLVIYNANVKQLVDVPGHEYFSYLGQKTQMEAANQARIDVSEAKMKGEIGAKERTGLTVQNAAKIDAESKIISMQRQGEGTKEEIKVKTEVKVFENQKEADVAKANAELAMKKAAWTKDAQVAEVEATKAVALREAELQTQVEKMNALTRTEKLKAEFLSKASVEYETKVQEANWELYNKQKQAEALLYEKQKQAEAQKAEADAAFYTKQREAEGLVALASAQGTYLRTLLDAVHNDYSCLRDFLMINNGIYQEIAKTNALAVRDLQPKISVWNHGGEQDGGGSENAMKDIAGLYKMLPPVLDTVYDQTGMQPPAWMGTLSK